The Synechococcus sp. MW101C3 genome has a segment encoding these proteins:
- a CDS encoding 3-isopropylmalate dehydratase small subunit 2 — protein sequence MIASPSLPPLTDAVSASSFPIGPIPRVEGRAMVLAGDDIDTDRIIPARFLKCVTFEGLGEQVFADDRSELGGSHPFDRPEHSGARLLLVNRNFGCGSSREHAPQALMRWGIRAVIGESFAEIFHGNGLALGLPCLTSGHEQMLAIQAHASAHPSASFLLDVQAAELRCGDQVWALELAPGPRQMLTTGQWDATGQLLANDDALVATVARLPYLNGF from the coding sequence GTGATCGCTTCCCCTTCCCTGCCCCCCCTCACCGATGCGGTGAGCGCCAGCAGCTTCCCGATCGGCCCGATCCCCAGAGTCGAAGGCCGTGCGATGGTGCTCGCCGGCGACGACATCGACACCGACCGGATCATCCCGGCCCGCTTCCTCAAGTGCGTCACCTTCGAAGGCCTGGGGGAACAGGTGTTCGCTGACGACCGCAGTGAGCTGGGCGGCAGCCATCCCTTCGACCGCCCCGAGCACAGCGGTGCCCGGCTGCTGCTGGTGAACCGCAACTTCGGCTGTGGATCGAGCCGGGAGCATGCGCCACAGGCGCTGATGCGCTGGGGCATCCGGGCGGTGATCGGCGAGAGCTTCGCTGAGATCTTCCACGGCAATGGCCTGGCGCTCGGTTTGCCTTGTCTCACCAGCGGCCACGAGCAGATGCTGGCCATCCAGGCCCATGCCAGCGCCCACCCTTCCGCCTCCTTCCTGCTGGATGTGCAGGCCGCCGAGCTGCGTTGCGGCGATCAGGTGTGGGCCCTTGAGCTGGCGCCCGGGCCGCGGCAGATGCTCACCACCGGTCAATGGGACGCCACCGGCCAGCTGCTTGCCAACGACGACGCGCTGGTGGCCACTGTTGCCCGTCTGCCTTACCTGAACGGGTTCTGA